One Melitaea cinxia chromosome 20, ilMelCinx1.1, whole genome shotgun sequence DNA segment encodes these proteins:
- the LOC123663190 gene encoding MOG interacting and ectopic P-granules protein 1-like, with the protein MSISTATDERTEGDDDTSQGSHPKDDSSDSENENEPQNQNGGSISPEVHEITSDEEDCVVTNDDESSNCSTDLDETSDASQQSNKDRDKNKDEQPMENGGEEESDIEEVTVEDPLNQTNSKTKPILISDAKSLSETASKQLDANGSEQNKEPTVVIIDTNSILSGKSANTNSNKSSTSLLDAQNLCQSIAARGTTITPISCKTSSNNRPNQNNIPIPQPNILPSLTDDMFVVEAPSFIVPYVYEKPSLKPFREFVDKLGKELDDIKVKEEQAKLEKEKLEKERKEKLRKERIERGEEVEEEIESESEMKKTSSEDLSKEKKAEKKHKKRRNEEEDDSWDGESTSESDDDGASDEDTVLIKDKNDGMEGVKDPLNMIIKGIGGKSDSYFDCSLGQFFINIGINLVQEYVQSDLLKTQNRKLYKEKKSGRSTKATETAIASLTQNLAYSKKINAPYALEQKKCEFCSFKTESLLVMAHHLEAPHMKNNIYKCNTCPFEIRSPHDILYHIEAEHNIRGRLERAPAYQQCPNCHFEDNSKTKLARHLIACAKKFKPEFNLGPPLEWEPPAKIPKLSRARNNVVGPYQTNFNRSQVGMTPLGRPPLNISNSVMPNMPVLGRPRGRPPLSAPARAPVSGVPIIRSGVMIMHNTPPSGTTISNYPIMQNNQGNQSATPKISITPLPRAPQPSSSNSTQNSKATFVICEICDGYIKDLEQLRNHMQWIHKVKIHPKMIYNRPPLNCQKCQFRFFTDQGLERHLLGSHGLVTSSMQEAANKGKDAGRCPVCGRVYQWKLLNHVSRDHNMTLKPAHLSYKCTVCTATFGMYKQFENHVYSAHSVVAKRVIDKNKSSAPQPKTTETDPLLKPLKISDEITIIPQPAKSSLTITAKGK; encoded by the exons atgtcTATATCTACGGCTACAG atGAACGTACAGAAGGCGATGATGATACTTCACAGGGAAGCCATCCAAAAGATGACAGCAGTGACTCTGAAAATGAAAACGAGCCCCAAAATCAAAATGGTGGTTCCATTAGTCCTGAAGTTCACGAAATTACTAGCGACGAAGAAGATTGTGTTGTGACAAACGATGACGAATCATCAAATTGTAGTACAGATTTAGATGAAACTTCAGATGCCTCACAGCAAAGTAATAAAGACAGAGATAAAAACAAAGATGAGCAACCCATGGAAAATGGAGGAGAGGAGGAATCTGACATTGAGGAGGTTACTGTTGAAGATCCCCTCAACCAAACTAATAGTAAAACAAAGCCAATACTTATCAGTGATGCAAAAAGTTTATCTGAAACAGCATCAAAGCAATTAGATGCTAATGGTAGCGAACAAAACAAGGAACCTACTGTTGTAATAATAGACACAAATTCCATTCTATCTGGGAAGAGTGCaaatacaaattcaaataaaagtagTACTAGTTTATTAGACGCTCAGAATTTATGTCAAAGTATTGCTGCAAGGGGAACAACAATAACTCCTATCAGTTGTAAAACGAGTTCTAATAATCGACCTAATCAAAACAATATCCCAATTCCGCAACCCAACATCTTGCCATCTTTGACGGACGATATGTTTGTCGTTGAAGCACCATCATTCATTGTTCCTTACGTATATGAAAAGCCATCCCTTAAACCATTTAGAGAGTTTGTAGACAAATTGGGTAAAGAACTAGATGATATTAAGGTCAAAGAAGAACAAGCAAAATTGGAGAAGGAAAAATTAGAAAAGGAGAGGAAAGAGAAATTAAGGAAAGAGAGGATTGAACGTGGTGAGGAAGTTGAGGAGGAAATAGAGAGTGAAAGTGAAATGAAGAAAACATCTTCAGAGGACTTATCAAAGGAGAAAAAAGCTGAGAAAAAGCACAAAAAAAGGAGAAATGAAGAGGAAGATGATTCTTGGGATGGGGAGTCTACTAGTGAGTCTGATGACGATGGTGCCAGCGATGAGGACACCGTCCTTATAAAGGATAAGAATGATGGTATGGAAGGAGTAAAGGATCCTTTAAACATGATTATAAAAGGAATTGGTGGTAAATCTGACAGTTACTTTGATTGTTCATTGGGTCAGTTCTTTATTAATATCGGTATTAATTTAGTTCAAGAATATGTTCAAAGTGATTTATTGAAAACTCAAAATAGAAAACTGTATAAAGAAAAGAAATCGGGTCGTAGTACAAAAGCAACAGAAACAGCGATAGCTTCACTGACCCAGAATTTAGCTTACAGTAAGAAAATTAATGCACCATATGCCCTTGAACAGAAAAAGTGTGaattttgtagttttaaaaCTGAGTCTCTTTTAGTTATGGCTCATCACTTAGAAGCACCTcacatgaaaaataatatatataagtgtaATACTTGTCCATTTGAAATTCGTAGTCCACATGATATACTGTATCACATTGAAGCTGAACACAATATTAGAGGAAGGCTGGAAAGAGCACCAGCCTACCAGCAGTGCCCCAACTGCCACTTTGAGGACAACAGCAAAACAAAACTTGCAAGGCATCTCATTGCCTGTGCTAAAAAGTTTAAACCTGAATTCAACCTTGGACCACCTCTCGAATGGGAGCCTCCAGCAAAAATACCAAAGCTATCTAGGGCTCGTAACAATGTTGTTGGCCCGTATCAAACTAATTTCAATCGGTCACAAGTCGGTATGACTCCGCTTGGAAGACCACCATTAAATATCTCCAACTCTGTTATGCCGAATATGCCAGTCTTAGGACGGCCTAGAGGAAGACCTCCACTATCAGCACCTGCCAGGGCCCCTGTCTCTGGTGTCCCCATCATTCGCAGTGGTGTAATGATCATGCACAATACTCCTCCGAGTGGAACAACAATTTCTAATTATCCTATAATGCAAAACAATCAAGGAAATCAATCAGCTACACCTAAGATATCAATAACACCTCTACCTCGTGCTCCTCAACCTTCTTCATCTAATTCTACCCAAAACTCCAAAGCTACTTTTGTAATATGTGAAATTTGTGATGGCTATATTAAAGATTTAGAACAGTTACGAAATCATATGCAATGGATACATAAAGTGAAGATCCACCCCAAGATGATTTATAATCGGCCACCATTAAATTGCCAAAAGTGTCAGTTTAGGTTCTTTACTGACCAGGGTTTAGAGAGGCATTTATTGGGCTCACATGGTTTGGTCACAAGTTCTATGCAAGAGGCTGCCAACAAAGGCAAAGATGCTGGCAGGTGCCCAGTTTGTGGAAGAGTTTATCAATGGAAACTGCTCAATCATGTTTCCAGAGATCATAACATGACCTTGAAGCCAGCTCATCTCTCATATAAGTGTACAGTGTGCACTGCTACATTTGGGATGTACAAACAATTTGAAAACCATGTTTATTCTGCCCACAGTGTTGTGGCCAAGCGCGTTATAGATAAAAACAAATCTTCTGCTCCCCAACCTAAGACAACGGAAACTGACCCCTTGCTCAAACCACTCAAAATAAGTGATGAGATTACCATAATACCCCAACCTGCTAAATCATCACTCACTATAACAGCCAAGggtaaataa
- the LOC123663557 gene encoding phenoloxidase 1-like: MTKNLTNSFFLLFDRPNEPMVSLKGDNGVLFQLTDQHLGQDYKNNGIEINNRFGEEASEIIPLKELKTLPKFTKATKLPKDAEFSVLLPAHQEMADEVIDALLAIPENQLQDLLSTCVYARVNLNPQLFNYCYSVVLMHRPDTENIPIQNFVETFPAKFVDSQVFGQARESATVAARGAPRIPIVIPRDYTATDLDIEHRLAYWREDLGINLHHWHWHLVYPFTSNQRAIVAKDRRGELFFYMHQQVIARYNGERLANSLSRTKKFSNFREKIPEAYFPKLDSLTTSRGWPPRQANMQWLDVNRPVDGVVVTLDDMDRWRRNIEEAIATGLVKLPNGSTQTLDIDTLGNIIEASILSPNREYYGSLHNNGHNISGYMHDPTHRYLESFNIISDEATNMRDPFFYRWHAFIDDLFQRFKESPNVRPYSRSELENPGVQISSARVESSTGDVNIFNTFWMQSDVDMSRGLDFSDRGPVYVRFTHLNHRPFQYVINVNNTGNARRATVRIFMAPKFDDRNLPWILADQRKMFIEMDRFVVPLNAGQNTITRKSTQSSLTIPFEQTFRDLSAPGGDVRAPERAAFNFCGCGWPQHMLVPRGTEPGMPYQLFVMLSNYELDSVNNPDGTQKTCVEASSFCGLKDRLYPDRRNMGFPFDRPSSSAANIQDFILPNMALVDVTVRLQNVTEQNPLNPKTT, encoded by the exons ATGACAAAAAACTTAACGAATAGTTTTTTCCTGTTGTTCGATCGCCCAAATGAACCTATGGTTTCTTTAAAAGGCGACAATGGGGTCCTGTTTCAACTTACCGATCAACATCTT gGACAAGATTACAAGAACAATGGAATCGAAATCAACAACCGTTTCGGCGAAGAAGCATCTGAGATAATACCTTTGAAGGAATTGAAAACATTACCGAAATTCACAAAAGCAACAAAGTTACCCAAGGATGCCGAATTCTCGGTGCTATTGCCAGCCCATCAGGAGATGGCAGACGAAGTGATTGATGCACTTCTTG CTATTCCGGAAAATCAACTGCAAGACTTGTTATCAACGTGTGTCTATGCAAGAGTCAATCTAAATCCTCAGCTGTTCAACTATTGCTACTCTGTAGTACTAATGCACAG ACCTGACACTGAAAATATTCCGATTCAAAACTTTGTTGAAACTTTCCCCGCTAAATTTGTGGACTCCCAAGTATTTGGACAAGCTCGTGAATCGGCTACAGTAGCCGCTCGAGGTGCACCC cgTATCCCAATCGTGATTCCTAGAGATTACACTGCAACAGATTTGGATATTGAGCATCGGCTGGCATACTGGCGTGAGGATCTTGGTATAAATCTTCACCACTGGCACTGGCATTTAGTGTATCCGTTCACTTCTAACCAACGTGCCATTGTGGCGAAAGACCGTCGCGGAGAACTGTTCTTCTACATGCACCAGCAAGTTATTGCTAG gTACAACGGAGAACGTCTAGCAAACTCGTTGTCGAGAACAAAAAAGTTCAGTAACTTTAGGGAAAAAATACCCGAAGCTTATTTCCCGAAATTGGACAGTCTAACAACGTCCCGCGGTTGGCCTCCACGGCAGGCCAACATGCAATGGCTTGATGTGAATCGCCCCGTTGATGGAGTTGTCGTCACCCTCGACGACATGGACCGTTGGAGGCGCAATATTGAGGAGGCTATAGCTACGGGTCTCGTTAAATTG CCGAATGGTTCCACCCAGACCTTGGACATCGACACGCTGGGCAATATCATTGAGGCCAGCATCTTGTCTCCTAATAGAGAATATTACGGTTCCCTACACAACAATGGACACAATATTTCCGGCTACATGCATGACCCCACGCACCGGTACCTG gaGTCCTTCAACATAATTTCTGACGAGGCTACGAACATGCGTGATCCATTCTTTTACCGTTGGCACGCTTTTATCGACGACCTCTTCCAACGTTTCAAGGAGTCACCTAACGTGCGGCCTTACAGTCGTTCAGAG TTAGAGAATCCAGGAGTCCAAATATCGTCTGCCCGCGTTGAAAGTTCGACCGGTGACGTGAACATCTTCAACACGTTCTGGATGCAGAGCGACGTGGACATGTCCCGCGGCCTCGACTTCTCCGACCGAGGACCAGTATATGTACGCTTCACCCACCTTAATCACCGCCCATTCCAATACGT GATTAACGTCAACAACACTGGAAACGCTAGACGCGCGACAGTCCGTATATTCATGGCACCTAAATTTGATGACCGCAACTTACCCTGGATACTCGCCGACCAACGTAAAATGTTCATAGAAATGGACAGATTCGTCGTTCCTC TGAACGCTGGACAGAACACAATCACCCGTAAATCAACGCAGTCAAGCTTGACGATCCCCTTCGAGCAGACGTTCCGCGACCTGTCGGCGCCGGGCGGCGACGTGCGCGCGCCCGAGCGCGCCGCGTTCAACTTCTGCGGCTGCGGCTGGCCGCAGCACATGCTGGTGCCGCGCGGCACGGAGCCCGGCATGCCCTACCAACTCTTCGTCATGCTCTCCAATTATGAATTGGACAGC GTGAACAACCCTGATGGTACTCAGAAAACTTGTGTAGAAGCATCAAGTTTCTGCGGTCTCAAAGACCGTCTATATCCCGACAGACGCAACATGGGCTTCCCCTTCGACCGGCCCTCAAGCAGCGCAGCCAACATCCAGGATTTTATTCTACCCAATATGGCTCTCGTCGATGTCACCGTCCGCTTGCAAAACGTTACGGAACAAAATCCACTAAATCCTAAGACCACATAG